Proteins from one Caulobacter sp. 73W genomic window:
- a CDS encoding outer membrane beta-barrel protein, giving the protein MKTKIMPMAVAVATMAAMGIPFSMSWAQTVRGSLNSAADAQSNFARDRNVSVRQRPHPEYNSAGVRLGAFVARPQVTVSGEYNDNIYGAAANEIDDFIFRFRPAVDLASTWSRHALNAFARGSINRYNDYSSENTEEYSLGANGRVDIVRGTSISGGGDVSRITEPRTSSSTPTGSIDPIQYDLSQFNVAGVREFNRLRLSARGDYRKFNYKDGRTVGGAEVEQDDRDREVTSFMGRGDYALSPATAVFVQGTVNKREYRLAGTAARPARDSDGYEVLAGANFEVGALMRGELAAGYLSQEFDNAIYGKVDGFGGRAQLEWFPTQLTTVTFNGTRSVEDSGIIGSSGYLSSTVGAQVDHELLRNVILTGQASYSDDKYEGIDRNDKRLNAGVSASYLLNRRLSLVAAYNHFKQNSKGANGGADFNVNTVSLGVTGRF; this is encoded by the coding sequence ATGAAAACCAAGATCATGCCGATGGCTGTCGCCGTCGCCACGATGGCCGCAATGGGCATCCCGTTCTCGATGAGCTGGGCGCAGACCGTCCGGGGGTCGCTCAACTCCGCAGCCGATGCTCAATCGAACTTCGCTCGTGATCGCAACGTGTCGGTCCGTCAGCGTCCTCATCCTGAATACAACTCCGCAGGCGTTCGTCTGGGCGCCTTCGTGGCCCGCCCGCAGGTTACCGTCTCTGGTGAGTACAACGACAATATCTACGGCGCCGCCGCGAACGAGATCGACGATTTCATCTTCCGCTTCCGCCCGGCGGTGGATCTCGCCTCGACCTGGTCTCGCCATGCCCTGAACGCTTTCGCGCGCGGCTCAATCAACCGCTACAACGACTACAGCTCGGAAAACACCGAGGAGTACTCGCTGGGCGCCAACGGTCGTGTCGACATCGTTCGTGGCACGAGCATCTCTGGCGGCGGTGATGTCAGCCGCATCACCGAACCTCGGACGTCGTCCAGCACGCCGACGGGGTCGATCGATCCGATCCAATATGATCTGTCGCAGTTCAACGTCGCCGGCGTGCGCGAATTCAACCGACTGCGCCTGTCGGCGCGCGGGGACTATCGCAAGTTCAATTACAAGGACGGCCGCACTGTCGGCGGCGCCGAAGTTGAACAGGACGACCGCGATCGTGAAGTCACGAGCTTCATGGGGCGTGGTGATTACGCGCTGAGCCCGGCGACGGCCGTTTTCGTCCAGGGCACGGTCAACAAGCGCGAATATCGCCTGGCTGGCACCGCTGCTCGTCCCGCACGCGACTCCGATGGCTACGAAGTGCTGGCCGGCGCCAACTTCGAGGTTGGGGCGCTCATGCGCGGCGAACTGGCCGCAGGCTACCTGTCGCAGGAGTTCGACAACGCGATCTACGGCAAGGTTGACGGCTTTGGCGGTCGCGCCCAGCTTGAGTGGTTCCCCACGCAGCTGACGACTGTGACCTTCAATGGCACGCGTTCGGTGGAAGACAGCGGCATCATCGGCTCCTCGGGTTACTTGTCGAGCACGGTCGGCGCGCAGGTCGACCACGAACTGCTGCGCAACGTCATCCTGACCGGTCAGGCCAGCTATTCGGACGACAAGTACGAAGGCATCGACCGCAACGATAAGCGTCTGAACGCGGGCGTCAGCGCAAGCTATCTGTTGAACCGCCGTTTGAGCCTGGTGGCCGCTTACAACCACTTCAAGCAAAACTCGAAGGGCGCCAACGGCGGCGCGGACTTCAACGTCAACACCGTCTCTCTAGGCGTGACCGGCCGCTTCTAG
- a CDS encoding O-antigen ligase family protein, whose product MSEEAKAQSLSSRWARRPAGTGLAIVSALVINFGHWLYGAHRAEAAMAFTLASAAMVLAVLLTPALRQDLMKGRRLAWPITLFGLTVLAVLWSLTPWVPGGPHPAWSYVGERGFASIDPSSTVVELVKLLGLSGLFIVGVSLGASDKRAQMALSVTVYSGAAFSAWMFLAYVTGDPATHYGRRLAGHFLSANTPATLVGMLAVLALSLALRRARQAPPRERIAAVAPASAATLVLLITLICTASRAGMAATAVGMMIVLAGEGARSGGKWKAATIGLVGIAALASLVAFAGDQLIVRFFNASKDLDVRGLLVGVHWKAFLASPINGYGLGSFNAVNRIYLDPENFAVLWNVNATHNVYVQWLEEGGLAAALPMFATIAWVLAILGFVGLRRERMRGWIFALLACSAVVLLHGWTDFALQVPSVAGLWAFLLGIGFSLAQGSRRGAQSGPKPAAVVASGLGAAVASIGAVLVLVALPSGDAKVGGVSVLKLAIGYDRAAERELANGTTKTHLDNAQRASMEAQKLFPFDTSAWLRLVYIDHLRLGRMKSGAASLFERSYDLVAYDPYVARWRIRFGLENWTELTPDSRESVAAEAKLLLEDQGFRRYVTDDLKAIRSPSGRMVASFWLNQVGGAQR is encoded by the coding sequence ATGTCGGAAGAAGCTAAGGCTCAGTCATTGTCCAGCCGCTGGGCGCGGCGTCCCGCAGGGACGGGGTTGGCCATAGTCAGCGCGCTCGTGATCAACTTCGGTCACTGGCTCTATGGAGCGCATAGGGCTGAGGCGGCGATGGCCTTTACACTTGCTAGCGCCGCGATGGTCCTGGCGGTGCTGCTTACGCCCGCGCTGCGGCAAGACCTGATGAAGGGGCGCCGCCTGGCTTGGCCGATCACCCTATTTGGGTTGACGGTTTTGGCTGTGCTTTGGTCGCTGACGCCATGGGTTCCCGGCGGGCCGCATCCTGCGTGGAGCTATGTGGGTGAGCGAGGGTTCGCCTCGATAGATCCATCCTCGACAGTCGTGGAGCTGGTGAAGCTCCTCGGACTAAGCGGGCTATTCATCGTCGGGGTCTCGCTAGGGGCGTCCGACAAGCGAGCGCAGATGGCCTTGTCGGTGACCGTATATTCCGGGGCCGCATTCAGCGCTTGGATGTTCCTCGCCTACGTCACGGGCGATCCAGCAACGCATTATGGGCGGCGCTTGGCGGGACACTTCCTGAGCGCCAACACGCCCGCCACCTTGGTCGGCATGCTCGCCGTCCTGGCATTGTCGCTTGCCCTGCGACGCGCGCGCCAAGCTCCTCCGCGCGAGCGCATCGCCGCAGTCGCGCCAGCATCCGCGGCGACGCTAGTTCTGCTCATAACTTTGATCTGCACCGCCTCCCGTGCCGGGATGGCGGCGACGGCGGTCGGTATGATGATCGTTCTTGCGGGTGAGGGAGCTCGCAGCGGGGGCAAGTGGAAGGCCGCAACCATCGGGTTGGTGGGCATCGCCGCACTGGCGTCCCTGGTGGCCTTTGCCGGAGACCAACTGATTGTCCGCTTCTTCAACGCATCCAAGGACCTGGATGTACGTGGATTGCTCGTCGGCGTTCATTGGAAGGCATTCTTGGCCTCGCCGATCAACGGGTACGGCCTCGGATCCTTCAATGCGGTGAACCGCATCTACCTCGATCCGGAGAACTTCGCGGTTCTGTGGAATGTGAATGCGACGCACAATGTGTATGTGCAGTGGCTGGAGGAGGGCGGTCTGGCCGCCGCCCTGCCGATGTTCGCAACGATCGCTTGGGTCTTGGCGATCCTCGGGTTTGTTGGGCTTCGCCGCGAGCGGATGCGCGGTTGGATCTTTGCGCTCCTCGCCTGCAGCGCGGTCGTCCTCCTGCACGGATGGACCGACTTTGCCCTGCAAGTTCCTTCTGTGGCTGGTCTGTGGGCGTTTTTGCTGGGGATCGGGTTCAGTCTTGCCCAAGGTTCGCGGCGCGGCGCGCAGTCGGGCCCTAAGCCAGCCGCGGTGGTCGCGAGCGGTCTGGGCGCTGCTGTCGCGTCAATCGGAGCGGTTCTAGTCCTGGTGGCGCTGCCCAGTGGCGATGCGAAGGTTGGTGGCGTCTCGGTCCTTAAGTTGGCGATCGGTTACGACCGTGCTGCGGAGCGCGAGCTTGCGAATGGAACCACCAAGACGCATCTCGACAACGCTCAGCGGGCTTCTATGGAGGCCCAAAAGCTCTTCCCCTTCGACACGTCCGCGTGGTTGCGCCTCGTCTACATCGATCATCTGCGTCTTGGTCGGATGAAGAGTGGCGCGGCCTCGCTCTTTGAGCGGTCGTATGACCTGGTCGCCTACGACCCATATGTCGCGCGCTGGCGCATTCGCTTTGGGTTGGAAAACTGGACTGAGCTTACGCCCGATAGTCGAGAGTCTGTCGCCGCTGAGGCCAAACTGCTGCTTGAAGATCAAGGATTCCGCCGGTATGTGACCGACGATCTAAAAGCGATTAGGTCGCCGTCGGGCCGGATGGTTGCGTCCTTCTGGTTGAATCAGGTTGGCGGCGCGCAGCGTTGA
- a CDS encoding transglutaminase-like cysteine peptidase: MVNSLFTSIRSAAIVAGAMMVTACATMPEASSRMTMAAATAAPMGYLDFCARSPDDCGGVEAQGERIEAQRVAWSQMFKIAAAPAPAAIAPAANEKFDWAAHFAAAEAGKSLDVTPAVLRQVEVHASSPVMDEKLWAQLNKVNRKINHDLVRRSDQEGYGQEDFWATPLSDGAAAYGDCEDYVLEKRRALVAAGIPQSAMSAAIVVTSWGETHAVLLVDTDKGEYVLDNLSSFIVPWAKAGYVWRERQFGAAFTWGMARTEQPRLMLASAQ, encoded by the coding sequence ATGGTCAATTCGCTGTTTACCTCAATTCGCAGCGCGGCCATTGTTGCCGGCGCTATGATGGTTACTGCTTGTGCAACCATGCCGGAGGCGAGCAGCCGGATGACCATGGCGGCGGCGACCGCCGCTCCGATGGGTTATTTGGATTTTTGCGCCCGTTCACCGGACGATTGCGGGGGCGTAGAGGCGCAAGGTGAGCGTATTGAGGCTCAGCGCGTGGCTTGGTCGCAAATGTTCAAAATCGCTGCGGCGCCGGCCCCGGCGGCCATTGCGCCAGCGGCGAACGAAAAGTTCGATTGGGCGGCGCACTTCGCTGCTGCCGAGGCTGGCAAGAGCCTTGATGTGACGCCAGCTGTTCTGCGTCAGGTCGAGGTTCACGCTTCAAGCCCGGTGATGGACGAGAAGCTCTGGGCGCAACTGAACAAGGTCAATCGCAAGATCAATCATGATCTGGTCCGTCGCTCTGACCAAGAAGGCTATGGTCAGGAGGACTTCTGGGCTACGCCTTTGTCGGATGGCGCAGCCGCCTATGGCGACTGTGAGGACTACGTTCTGGAGAAGCGTCGCGCCCTGGTCGCGGCGGGTATTCCCCAGTCGGCGATGTCTGCTGCTATCGTCGTCACGAGCTGGGGCGAGACCCACGCCGTTCTGCTCGTCGACACGGACAAGGGCGAGTACGTCCTCGACAATCTGTCGTCGTTCATCGTGCCTTGGGCAAAGGCTGGTTACGTGTGGCGCGAGCGCCAGTTCGGCGCTGCATTCACCTGGGGCATGGCGCGTACGGAGCAACCGCGACTGATGTTGGCTTCCGCACAATAA
- a CDS encoding polysaccharide biosynthesis/export family protein: MLRQARLLFAALAAMMFLGAGHAALAQAGTTTAAVDQPTVPEYVLGSGDKVRVITFGEEQLTGEFFVGGEGRVALPLIGEVKAGGLTVRQFQGEIETALKDGYIKEPRVSVEVLNYRPFYILGEVKSPGTYPYTSGLTVLNAVATAEGFSYRADTKKVHIKRANESEERTYPLTQATPVAPGDTIRIGERFF, translated from the coding sequence ATGCTCCGCCAAGCTCGACTGCTGTTTGCAGCCCTCGCCGCCATGATGTTCCTAGGAGCCGGCCATGCCGCGCTCGCGCAGGCCGGCACGACGACCGCAGCGGTCGATCAGCCCACTGTGCCGGAGTACGTCCTTGGCTCAGGCGACAAGGTTCGCGTCATCACCTTTGGTGAAGAGCAACTGACGGGAGAGTTCTTCGTCGGCGGCGAAGGCCGAGTGGCCCTGCCCCTCATTGGCGAGGTCAAGGCGGGCGGCCTGACCGTCCGTCAGTTCCAGGGCGAAATCGAAACCGCGCTGAAGGACGGCTACATCAAAGAGCCGCGCGTGAGCGTCGAGGTTCTGAACTACCGTCCGTTCTACATTCTGGGTGAGGTGAAGTCGCCGGGCACCTATCCGTACACCAGCGGCCTGACTGTCTTGAACGCCGTGGCGACCGCCGAGGGCTTCAGCTACCGCGCGGACACCAAGAAGGTGCACATCAAGCGAGCAAATGAGAGCGAAGAGCGCACCTATCCGCTTACGCAAGCGACGCCCGTGGCGCCGGGTGACACTATCCGCATCGGCGAGCGCTTCTTCTAG
- a CDS encoding WcaI family glycosyltransferase: MFSPKRILIVALNYAPELVGCAKYTTELAEDLACRGHKVEVVCAPPYYPHWRVLAGYSGARWTSEHINGVRVNRAPLYVPPRPTGLKRIIHLASFGLSAGPAAVFAARRLRPDVVFTVAPTLASSMTALLSAQITGAKKWLHIQDFEVDAAFELGLLGSARSRAFALKAEKALLNSFDIVSTISPAMAALLGSKGVPTNRVVEFRNWVDVDAISMHPESATNLRAELQIGPDKVVALYSGNMAAKQGIEMLAEVARGAAASNPKLVFLFCGDGPAKGELEHRSSGLGNVRFLPLQPLERLSELLATADIHLLPQRPEAADLVLPSKLTGMLASGRPVVAMAPNGSGLAQEVEGCGIVVQPTAPAMAEAVFALSNNPTLRKELGTQGRRRAEERWRKSAIIDGFERHLSELQS, from the coding sequence ATGTTTTCACCTAAGCGCATTTTGATCGTAGCGCTCAACTACGCGCCTGAACTCGTAGGATGCGCCAAGTATACTACCGAGCTAGCTGAAGACTTGGCATGTCGGGGCCATAAAGTTGAGGTCGTCTGCGCACCTCCCTACTATCCCCATTGGCGCGTGCTTGCAGGCTACTCGGGCGCTCGGTGGACCAGCGAACATATCAATGGCGTGCGGGTAAACCGCGCACCTCTGTACGTCCCGCCCCGGCCGACGGGCCTAAAACGCATCATTCACTTGGCGTCCTTTGGCCTATCGGCCGGTCCCGCAGCCGTTTTCGCGGCTCGACGCTTACGGCCAGACGTAGTCTTTACTGTTGCTCCGACGCTAGCCTCTTCCATGACAGCCCTTTTGAGCGCCCAGATAACCGGCGCTAAGAAGTGGCTCCATATCCAGGACTTTGAGGTCGATGCAGCCTTTGAACTAGGCCTCCTTGGAAGCGCCCGTTCCCGCGCCTTTGCCCTCAAGGCGGAGAAGGCTCTGCTAAACAGCTTTGATATCGTCTCGACAATCTCCCCTGCGATGGCCGCATTACTTGGCAGTAAGGGGGTCCCGACCAACCGCGTGGTCGAGTTTCGAAATTGGGTGGATGTAGATGCGATCTCTATGCACCCGGAGTCAGCCACAAATCTGCGCGCTGAGTTGCAGATCGGACCCGACAAGGTTGTGGCCCTCTACTCGGGAAACATGGCGGCGAAGCAGGGAATTGAAATGCTCGCCGAGGTCGCCCGGGGGGCCGCCGCCTCCAATCCCAAATTGGTATTCTTGTTCTGCGGCGATGGCCCAGCAAAGGGGGAGCTCGAACATCGGTCTTCGGGCTTGGGCAATGTTCGCTTCTTGCCTCTTCAACCGCTCGAGCGGCTTTCCGAACTACTAGCCACCGCCGACATACATTTACTACCGCAACGACCGGAGGCGGCCGATCTCGTTCTCCCATCAAAACTCACCGGCATGCTCGCCTCCGGGCGGCCCGTCGTCGCCATGGCGCCTAACGGATCCGGGCTTGCACAGGAAGTAGAAGGCTGCGGCATCGTTGTGCAGCCTACGGCCCCAGCCATGGCCGAGGCCGTGTTCGCACTCAGTAATAACCCCACCCTCAGAAAAGAACTTGGAACTCAAGGGCGGCGCCGCGCGGAAGAGCGGTGGCGCAAGTCGGCAATCATTGATGGCTTTGAACGCCATCTTTCGGAACTACAAAGTTAA
- a CDS encoding glycosyltransferase family 2 protein, whose protein sequence is MSIAVVILTYNEELHLARAIESVSSLSEQIFVVDSGSTDLTVDIARKYGATVLVHPFVNQAQQMRWALDNAQITAEWVMRLDADEVIESDLAIEISRDLPLLPADVGGVNLRRKHVFMGRWLRHGGRFPVTLLRIWRRGDAEIEQRWMDEHMVLTRGRTVTFYGGFADVNLQDLTHFTAKHNSYATREAIDVLSRKYDLAATDGADLLSSGNSSASASLKRWIKKNVYNRMPLWLGPLSYFLFRFVLQLGFLDGRPGVIYHGLQGGWYRFLVAAKVAQWDAELKTATGRNARLERLSRLTGYQLEKMSGFNFVVPKDGVQSHQ, encoded by the coding sequence ATGTCGATCGCGGTAGTGATATTGACGTACAATGAGGAATTGCACCTCGCTCGAGCTATTGAATCGGTTTCAAGCTTATCTGAGCAAATATTTGTTGTTGATTCAGGTTCCACGGACCTCACTGTTGATATAGCGCGGAAGTATGGCGCGACTGTTCTGGTCCACCCATTTGTTAATCAAGCGCAGCAGATGAGGTGGGCGCTTGACAATGCCCAGATCACTGCAGAATGGGTTATGAGGCTTGATGCCGATGAGGTCATCGAGTCCGACTTGGCAATAGAAATTTCCCGAGATCTGCCGTTGCTGCCGGCGGACGTGGGGGGCGTCAATCTGCGGCGGAAGCACGTGTTCATGGGGCGTTGGCTGCGCCACGGAGGGCGATTTCCCGTAACCTTGCTTAGAATCTGGCGCCGCGGTGACGCCGAGATTGAGCAGAGGTGGATGGATGAGCATATGGTGCTCACCCGAGGGCGGACGGTCACGTTCTATGGCGGATTTGCTGACGTTAATCTGCAAGATCTGACGCACTTCACGGCGAAGCATAATTCCTATGCTACGCGCGAAGCAATTGATGTGCTTTCGAGAAAGTACGATCTAGCAGCAACAGACGGCGCGGATCTCTTGAGTTCTGGGAATAGTTCGGCATCGGCGTCATTGAAGCGATGGATCAAAAAGAACGTCTATAATCGCATGCCGCTGTGGCTCGGACCTTTATCGTACTTTCTATTCCGCTTCGTCCTGCAGCTAGGTTTTCTCGACGGGCGACCCGGGGTGATCTACCACGGCCTTCAAGGCGGCTGGTATCGCTTCTTGGTCGCAGCGAAGGTCGCCCAATGGGATGCTGAGCTGAAGACAGCAACTGGGCGCAATGCGCGCCTGGAGAGGTTATCGCGCCTGACCGGTTATCAACTCGAGAAGATGTCCGGCTTTAACTTTGTAGTTCCGAAAGATGGCGTTCAAAGCCATCAATGA
- a CDS encoding glycosyltransferase, translated as MLRQHEACGSNAGEVWREIATLDAPESSYLTRLTLPVHPLGVNWTVTDGILRKFYQHYRYSPLFPAWLEANVRRFDAVIVHGLWNYLPFAASRVLPHAKVPYFLFTHGMMDPWFRRTYPVKHAAKQISWSIGEGRLARGARAVFFTSEEERRQAGGEFFGHGYNAEVVGYGASAPPAVGRAQIDAFRSVAPALGSRRYLLFMGRIHEKKGCDILIRAFARVAQLHPELDLVIAGPDQSGWRSVLEALAAGLGIADRIHWTGAVYGDPKWGAIYGAEAFVLPSHQENFGIAVAEALGCGTAVLISDKVNIWREISSAQAGIVSADTEKGCTEQITQWLSLPDERKKETRLAAKALFERMFNVNSTAPALIERIREHL; from the coding sequence TTGCTTAGGCAGCATGAAGCTTGTGGATCGAATGCGGGTGAAGTTTGGCGAGAGATCGCCACGCTTGACGCGCCCGAGAGCTCGTATCTCACCCGATTGACGTTGCCGGTGCATCCGCTTGGGGTAAACTGGACGGTAACGGATGGAATTCTTAGAAAATTCTATCAGCACTACCGTTATTCACCGCTATTTCCCGCGTGGCTCGAAGCAAACGTTCGACGCTTTGACGCTGTGATCGTCCACGGGCTCTGGAATTATCTCCCATTCGCAGCGTCTCGGGTTCTCCCCCACGCGAAGGTGCCATACTTCCTATTCACCCACGGGATGATGGATCCGTGGTTTCGGCGAACCTACCCCGTCAAGCATGCGGCAAAGCAAATATCGTGGAGCATAGGCGAGGGGCGGCTTGCTCGAGGAGCGCGAGCGGTATTCTTCACGTCGGAAGAAGAGCGTAGGCAAGCAGGCGGTGAGTTTTTTGGTCATGGATATAATGCTGAAGTGGTGGGCTACGGAGCCAGCGCACCGCCAGCAGTCGGTAGAGCCCAGATCGACGCCTTTAGATCTGTCGCTCCCGCGCTCGGCAGCCGTAGGTATTTGCTGTTCATGGGTAGAATTCACGAGAAGAAAGGGTGCGATATCCTCATCCGTGCTTTCGCTCGAGTGGCTCAGCTACATCCGGAGTTAGACTTAGTGATCGCGGGACCCGATCAGTCGGGTTGGCGTTCCGTCCTAGAGGCGCTCGCGGCTGGCCTGGGAATTGCCGATCGAATTCATTGGACCGGTGCGGTTTACGGAGATCCTAAATGGGGAGCGATCTACGGTGCGGAAGCGTTTGTGTTGCCCTCACATCAGGAAAATTTCGGCATTGCAGTCGCTGAAGCTCTCGGATGCGGCACCGCTGTTTTAATTTCTGATAAAGTAAATATCTGGCGGGAAATCAGCAGTGCGCAAGCTGGTATCGTTAGTGCTGATACTGAGAAGGGGTGCACTGAGCAGATCACTCAGTGGCTATCGCTCCCCGACGAGCGTAAGAAAGAGACGCGGCTTGCAGCTAAAGCTCTGTTCGAACGCATGTTCAATGTGAACAGCACGGCACCAGCGCTCATTGAGCGCATTCGAGAACATCTATGA
- a CDS encoding lipopolysaccharide biosynthesis protein has protein sequence MKIQSIAVRLVALFATLNPGQRARLFRGTVVNVLSQCVTAVLALVSLPILLAMWGTAQFGLWILISAFPAYLAMSDLGFGWAAAAKIAHAIGRGDVAVARRVHQTLLALNACCVAVFALLAVCIVMLGGGVLLPNNGEGELLGLKTALLLLCWTALVSLSMSSLTTAWRASGAYASTVVFNDAIRISEASLVMIVALKGGGILAAAACTFATRATGLGILLLLTPKVASWVRLSFRGFSLEEVRLLWRPALGALMLPLAFALNVQGMAIVVGLYLGVVPLAAFSAVRTVTRLVIQVMGVVSNAIVPEIGRAIGSSEQASTKVIALGAMAISGALGATFVIGSAIFGPWVVKIYTHQMVAASTLIMSVYAAAAVLQGIWNTGSNVLLGANRQSDVAYWIAGMSAVGIAAVYALRDRLSLETVGLVMCLTEIAILGVVLRTLSRFLTKASRA, from the coding sequence GTGAAGATTCAAAGTATTGCAGTTCGTCTCGTGGCCCTGTTTGCTACGTTGAACCCAGGTCAGCGTGCGCGCCTGTTTCGCGGGACGGTGGTAAATGTATTAAGCCAGTGTGTAACGGCAGTCTTGGCGCTTGTATCACTGCCAATTCTCTTGGCCATGTGGGGAACGGCGCAGTTCGGCCTCTGGATCCTGATTAGCGCTTTCCCAGCCTACCTCGCGATGAGTGACTTGGGCTTTGGCTGGGCAGCGGCCGCAAAGATCGCCCACGCAATCGGACGCGGCGACGTCGCCGTTGCGCGACGGGTGCACCAGACGCTGCTAGCATTGAACGCGTGCTGCGTTGCGGTATTTGCCTTGCTGGCGGTCTGCATCGTGATGCTTGGCGGAGGCGTGCTGCTTCCCAACAACGGCGAAGGTGAGCTCTTGGGGCTTAAGACGGCTCTACTACTGCTTTGCTGGACCGCTTTGGTCTCGCTCAGCATGAGCTCTCTAACGACTGCTTGGCGCGCGAGCGGGGCTTATGCGAGCACCGTGGTTTTCAACGACGCCATCAGGATCAGCGAAGCGTCGCTCGTCATGATTGTTGCGCTCAAAGGCGGCGGCATTCTGGCTGCTGCGGCCTGCACTTTTGCTACGCGAGCGACGGGTCTAGGAATATTGCTACTGTTAACCCCTAAGGTGGCATCCTGGGTTCGGTTAAGCTTCAGAGGGTTCTCGCTTGAGGAGGTGAGGCTCTTGTGGCGCCCGGCATTAGGCGCGCTCATGTTGCCTTTGGCATTTGCGCTGAACGTGCAGGGAATGGCCATTGTCGTTGGCCTCTACTTGGGCGTAGTGCCCCTTGCAGCGTTCTCCGCGGTACGAACGGTAACGCGCTTAGTCATCCAAGTGATGGGGGTAGTTTCAAACGCGATCGTCCCCGAGATCGGTCGAGCTATAGGATCTAGCGAGCAGGCCTCGACGAAAGTGATTGCGTTGGGGGCAATGGCCATTTCCGGCGCGCTTGGTGCAACTTTCGTCATTGGCTCGGCGATCTTTGGCCCATGGGTCGTCAAGATCTATACTCACCAGATGGTCGCCGCTTCTACCCTCATAATGTCGGTTTATGCTGCAGCGGCGGTTCTCCAGGGAATCTGGAATACGGGGAGCAATGTCCTGCTGGGCGCAAACCGGCAAAGCGACGTCGCCTACTGGATAGCGGGTATGTCAGCCGTGGGCATTGCGGCAGTCTATGCTTTGCGCGACCGCCTGAGCCTTGAGACAGTCGGGCTTGTGATGTGCCTAACAGAAATAGCCATCCTGGGCGTTGTGCTTCGCACTTTGTCTAGGTTTTTGACAAAGGCCTCAAGAGCCTAA